A segment of the Streptomyces sp. Tu 2975 genome:
AGCTCGCGCCCGCCTCGAAGCCATCGCCACCCAACTGGCCAAGCAGGGCGAACGCCGAGGCCGCGGCAAAGCACCGGCCGCCGACCTCGGCAACCTCCACCGCATCGCCGCCGCATGCGACGACACCCCCACCGGCCGCCGCGACCTCGCCCTCGTGCTCATCGGCTTCCACTTCGCCTCCCGCGCATCCGAGATCTCCGGCCTCCTCCTCGCCGACATCACCGTCCACGCCCGCGGCATCAAGGTCGCCGTCGTCACCGGCAAGACGAAGCGCTCCGTCCGCACCGTCGCCATCCCCTATAACAACGACGAGCCGGAGATCTGCGCGGCCCGCGCCTGGCAGCGCTGGCTCGACGCCTACGGCCGCACCAACCAGACCGCCCCGGCGTTCCCACGCATCGACCGGTGGGGCCACATCGGCGGCGCCATGGCACCCGACTCCGTCACCACCGCCGTCGCCCGCGTCGCCCAGCGATCCGGCGTACCCATCCGCTGGACCGGCCACAGCCTCCGCTCCGGCCTCGCCACCGAAGGCCGCAAGAACGGCAAGGACCCCGTCAACATCGCACGGCAGGGCGGCTGGGCACCGGGCAGCAAGGCCATGCTCGGCTACATGCAGCTCGCCGACGAATGGGACGACAACGCCGCCGCCGGCCTCCGCCGCACCGAGCACTGAAGGAGACGGATCCGCTGGTCGCTGCTTGCACTTCCGGACGGGCAGACGTACACACGCTCCCGCTCGGATCGCCGACCCGAAGGAGCGGGCATGCAGTGCAGGTACGACGTCGACGACGGATGCCAGAACGAGGCGGTGAAGGGCAGCACCTACTGTGCCCTTCACCCGCTGGATGACTACGACTTCCTCATGCGGGCAATCACGGAGCAGGTGTGCCCGTGGTGCGGGTGCCCCATCCCTGAGCCGCCATTTGAGCACGACTGCCCGCAGAGCTAACCGGACGCTCCGCCCTCGGGAAGGGCGTTCTGCTGTTTCCCCCCTTGTGTTGGTGCTGGTCGCTACCGTCTGAGCATGGTGAGGACTATGGAACGCCCGCTGGTCGAGCCGTCTGTCGCGCGTGCCGCCGTCGATGCAACAAGGGACGACCCGCTGCTCTATGCCGGCGTATCACTGATGCTGCTGGCTGGGCTGAGGCCGTCGGAGATGACGGGTCTGCTGGTGCGGGACTGGTCACCGGGCGATGATCCGCAGTTGACTGTTGGCGGGGTGCGCCGGCCTCGCACGATCTGGGTCGCCCAGTCGGCGGCTGACCGCATCGAGGCCTACCTGGGCGACGAGGAGACGGCTCCGGAGGAGCCGCTGCTCCTAGGGCTGAAGGCGCAGGGCATCTCGCACATGGTGCATCACGTGTTCCAGCACCGGATGCGGCGAGCGCAGCTGGGTGTAGACGTGCACGACCTTCGCCGGGCGGCGATCGCCACGGTGCTGGAAGACGGTGCACCAATGCAGCACGTAGAGGCGTACTTCGGCATCTCGAAGACGGAACCGGTCGGGAAGCAGCTGGTACCGCTCCGGGACGGCTATGACCGCGGTATTGCAGCGGTGCTCGAGGAGACGTTCGCCGGACGGTTGTGAAGCAACGTGCCTTGGAAGCCTGCTGTCAGCGCCTCGTGCCACACTGGCGTTAGCAGCTGAACCGGACCGCTGTCCGGTGTAGGCCGCTTCCGCGGTGGTGCTGCGTCCAGGGGACGTCGCCGGATCGGCCGCCTAGCCTTACGCCCCCTCTTCGGAGGGGGCGTTCGTGCGTTTCTGGCCAGCGTCTTCCCAGCCAGCTAGTTCGGGGTGCATGCTGTGCGGACCTCGCCCGCGAGTGCTACGTCCGGGCGGGGCCGCGCCCCTCCCGGCTCCCCACGGGAGGGCAGGCGCATGCTCAGGCCGCGTCCCATTGGTGTGCCGGTCTACGCTCGACATCGTGACCGTCGACGACATTCCCGAGCCCACCCCGGCACGCCCCTGGTCGCCCGACGACGGCGCCCGGCCCGAGGTGAGGACGTGGCCCACCGGGAACCGGCCCGCGCTCCGCGTATGGAGTGGTGGCAAGTGGCGCTACGCACCCGTCAAGGCCCGGCAGGACTGGGCCGACGGTCGCGTCGTCTACCAGGTCGAGGTCGACCTGCGAGGCGACACCCATGTCACGACCGTGCTCTACGAGTGGCCGCAGCCCGGCCTCCGCGTCGCCCACCCGCCCCGAGACGCCTGACCCTGTCAGCCCCGCCTGCGATCCTGGGGTCATGCCCGAGCCCGACCCGCCGCGGTTCCATCTGCTCCTCGCCATCCACGGCCGGCCCACGATGCACGGCTGGTGGGCAGACCAGGCCACCGCCGACCGCAAGTTCAGCAGCTGGATCGGCGACTACGGCAGCACCGACGGGGCCCGCATCACCCTCACCGACGAGACCGACGGGCAGCAACTGGCCGCCTGGCCGTAGCCCCCGGACTGTCAGCGGCGAGCGCGAGAGTTACGTCGTCCGTCCTCAGTGAGAGCAGGACGACCGAGGAGGATCCGAGATGAACACAGAGGAGACGGCGTACCAGCGGCTCCAGCGAGTAGCAGCCAAGGCCAGCCGCGATGCTGGGCTGCTCGCTCTACAAACAGTCCGTGCCATCCACTGGGAGTGCGCCGCCCTGGACGAGGAGCTGGCCGGGAAGGACACGGCCGAAACGGAGGCGGCACGCGACGTAATGCGCCGGATCCGCGTACACCTGGCCAAGTGTGTCGACCAGCCGCAGTAGCCCCGGGACTGTCAGTGGCGCCTGAGACACTGAGGTATCGATCCCACCGAGCAAGTCGGGATTGCTCCTGGCCCCGCCGCCCTCCCTTGATGCAGGAGGCGGCGGGGCTTGCTGCTGCCACGGGTTCGGGCGTGGCGTCGCTGCGCACGGCACAAAGACGCACACCTCCAGGGGTAGCGCCCCGGTCACTCCATGCACAAGATTGGCCCTGCAACTGTTGCTCAGAGCAAGAGTGGGTACACGGGTAGTGGTGAGCTCAGCCGATGAGGTCTCGCGGCTGGACGCGGAGGTGGCTGGCGATGATCAGAAGTTGGCTGACCTTAATGTCGGCCCCGCCTTCGATGCGCTGGATCGTCGACCGGTCGATCCCCGTCTCGTGGGCGAGGGCCTCCTGCGTGAGGTCGGCGTAGAGGCGGGCGTCACGGATGCGTAGGCCGATCTGCCGCCGGGCATCGAGGATCCACTGGGGCTGATCGGCGGGCACCTTTGAACGCTCGCCCGTCCTTGATCATCCGTCAGCAGCAAAAGTGAAGCATTCTTTGATCATGAACGTCGCGTGCGAACATGAGTTCGAGCCGGTACCGCCTCAAGTCTTCCGTCATATGACGGAAGCAGATTCAATGAGTAGCGGGCCGGTCACCAGACCGACCGGGCTGAGCGCCGGCCCGAGTCGCCGATGGCCGCCCGCCTGTCGCGCACCCCTTTAGCGGCGGGCGGGCGGTCCCCTCTTCTGTCCCGACGGAGGGCGAGGAAACTCATCCCTTCGACGGGCGCGGCCAGCCGTGCCGAAGGCGCGAGGCGGCCGTTGAACAAGTTGGCCAGGGTGGGGCACCAGTCCGCCCCTCCAGGTGGCAGCCCCACCCTGGTCCAACCCTCCACTGGGAGACTGGGAGAAAAGTGGGAGACGATCACCTCGATTGGGCTCGAAACGCCTCTAGATCACTCCAGAAACCTCTAGCCCAATCGAACCGGTGATAGCGGCCCAACCGCTCGCTCAGCCCCCCGACTCACCCGCGTGCGGGCTCAGCACGTCCGTCCCCACCAGGATGTACAGCAGGATTCCGAGCAGAATCCGGTAGATCACGAAGGGCATGAAGCTCTTCGTAGTGATGAACTTCATGAACCAGGCGATCACCGCGTAGCCCACCCCGAAGGCGATGATCGTCGCGAAGATGGTCGGCCCCCACGACACATGGCCGCCCTCGCCCGCGTCCTTCAGCTCGAACAGCCCCGACGCGAGCACGGCGGGGATCGCCAGCAGGAACGAGTAACGGGCCGCCGCCTCACGGGTGTAGCCCATCAGCAGACCGCCGCTGATGGTGGCGCCGGAGCGGGAGACGCCCGGGATCAGCGCCATCGCCTGGCAGAGGCCGTAGATCAGACCGTCCCGGACGCTCAGGTCCTTCAGTGTCTTGCGCTCCTTGACCACCCGGTGCCGGCCGCCCGCCTCGTCGCGGGCGGCGAGCCGGTCCGCGAAGCCGAGGACGATGCCCATCACGATCAGGGTCGTGGCGATGAGCCGCAGATCACGGAACGGGCCCTCGATCTGGTCCTTCAGCGTGACGCCGAGCACACCGATCGGGATGGAGCCGACGATCACGAGCCAGCCCATCTGCGCGTCGTGGTCGCTGCGCATCGCCTTGTCGGTGAGCGAGCGGAACCACGCGGAGACGATCCTCGCGATGTCCTTGCGGAAGTAGATGAGGACGGCCGTCTCCGTGCCGATCTGGGTGATCGCGGTGAACGCGGCTCCCGGGTCGTGCCAGCCGGCGAACGCGGCGGTGAGCCGGAGATGCGCGCTGGAGGAGATGGGAAGAAACTCCGTCAGCCCCTGGACGAGCCCGAGGATGAATGATTCGAACCAAGACATGAAAGCTACGCCACCCAAGAGCTGATCACGGTCTGTCAGGCGCGCGTGAAGGCACATGACCCGTGAGATACGACTCACGTACGTCATCGGGCCGGCGCCGGGTGGCAGCGTAGCGCCCCGAAATGAAGCGCTTGCCGCAGCCCCCGCCGGGGAGGCGGGAGACGTACCCGCCCGCGCCGTCACACGCGGGTGCGACGACGCGGCGGCGGGCCGGCGGACGGTGGTCCCGGCGCGTGAGCCTCAGCGGCCGGCGACTCGGCCTTCGCCGGCGCAGACTTCGCCGCTTCGGCCTTCGGTGGCGCCGACTTCGGTGCCTCGGACCTCGGTGCCGCGCAGGCGGTTGCGCTTGGTCCAGGCGACCGCGGCCGCGGCCAGGCCCGTCACCACGATGAAGCCCATCGCGATCAGGAAGGCGGGAGAGGTCGGCGAGCCGGCCCGGCTGCCGGCGACGACGTACGCCGCCGTGTTGGGGATCGAGCCCAGACCGGTCGCGAGAAGAAAGGGCAGGTAGCCCATGCGGGAGACGGCGGCGCAGTAGTTGGCGGCGGCGAACGGCACACCCGGGAACAACCGGATCGCCAGCATCGAACGGAAACCGTGCCGGCTGAGCTGGCCGTCGGCGGCCTTCAGCCAGCGGCCGCGCAGCAGCGGCCGGAGCGCCTCCTGACCGAGCAACCGGCCCAGCGTGAAGGCGATCCCGGCTCCCAGCACCGTGCCGGCGAGCGCCGCCGCGAGCCCGGCCTGGGAACCGAACAGCGCGCCCGCCGCCAGATTGAGGATCGGCCGCGGCACGAACGCCGCCGTGCACACCCCGTACCCGACGCCGAACAGGACCACCGCCGCCGGCCCGCCCAACTGCGGCGGCCAGCCCGCGGAGAGCAGCCGCTGTGGCTCGTAGAGCAGGACCGTCACCGCCGCGCAGGCCAGCACCACCGCGAGAAGGGACAGCCGCGACCAGGGCGAGAACAGGGCCCTGGAACAGCGGAGGGCGAGACCGGACGCCGGCCTGGGGACGGGGTCGAACATCCGGGGAGACTAACCGACAGCCGCCTGTGATCGCCTTATTGTGTGCCGTATGACGCACGTCGCACCGCGCAGCGATCTCGCCGACACCGTCATGGCCCGGCTCGTCGTCGTGTACCCGGCCGCGGGGGACGCCGACCGTGCCGCCAAGGCCGCCGCGTACATGAGGGGCGTCGCTCCGTTCCTCGGCATCCCCGCCCCGGAACGAAGGAACCTGTCCCGCACGGTGCTCGCCGGCACGCCCCGCCCGGACGAGGCGGACTGCACGGCCGTCGCCCTGCGCTGCTGGTCCCTGCCGGAGCGGGAGTACCACTACTTCGCCGCCGACTATCTCCGCCGCCACGCCGGCCGCTGCTCCTCCGGCTTCCTGCCCGTGGCACGCCGGCTCGTGCTCACCGTGCCCTGGTGGGACACCGTCGACGCGCTCGCCGCCCATGTCGTCGGGCCCTTGGTGGCCGCCGATCCGGAGCTCGGGGCAGTGATGGACGAATGGATCGACGACGAGGACATGTGGCTGGTGCGTACGGCGCTCCTGCACCAACTGCGCTTCCGGGCCGCGACGGACAGCGGCAGGCTGTTCGACCACTGTCTCCGCCGCGCCGGCCACCCGGACTTCTTCGTCCGCAAGGCGATCGGCTGGGCCCTGCGCGAGTACGCCAGGACCGACCCCGACGCCGTACGGCAGTTCGTCGACGGCGCCCGGGACCGTCTGTCGCCGCTGTCCGTCCGCGAGGCGCTCAAGCACCTGTGACGGGCGCCGGGGGCGGGCGTTCGTGACCGGTGCCCGCCGGTGCCCGCCGGTGACGGGCGCTCGTGATCCACGGCGACCGCTCGTGGCGGGCGCCCTGGCCGGGTGGTCCCGCCGGGTCGCTTTCGTGCGCACCGCGGTGCCGGGAAAACCGTTCGACGGCCGCACCGTCACCGGGCGATCATTCACTCATGTTCCGGTACGCCTTCCTCGCAGCGCCGTCCGCAGACGCGGACGCGCCGAAGGCTGCCGTTCTCCTCGCAGCCGATGCTGCCGCAGCGCCCCTCGACGGCGCCCGAAGCTGACCCTTCCCGGATCGTCCGGCGGACCCCGCAGGGGGAGGGTCGGCCAGGCCCAGGGGTCCCACACTTCGAGTTCCGGGAAGGAACCATCGCGCCATGCCCAAGACGGCATACGTGCGGACCAAGCCGCACCTCAACATCGGCACCATGGGCCACGTCGACCACGGCAAGACCACCCTGACCGCCGCCATCACCAAAGTCCTCAGCGAGCGGGGGAGCGGCACGTTCGTGCCCTTCGACAGGATCGACCGGGCGCCCGAGGAGGCCGCGCGCGGCATCACCATCAACATCGCGCACGTCGAGTACGAGACCGACACCCGCCACTACGCCCACGTCGACATGCCGGGCCACGCCGACTACGTCAAGAACATGGTCACCGGCGCCGCCCAACTGGACGGGGCGATCCTCGTCGTCTCCGCGCTCGACGGCGTCATGCCGCAGACGGCCGAGCACGTCCTGCTCGCCCGCCAGGTGGGCGTGGACCACATCGTCGTCGCCCTCAACAAGGCCGACGCGGGCGACGACGAGCTCACCGACCTCGTCGAGCTGGAGGTCCGGGACCTGCTGACCGCGCACGGGTACGGCGGCGACGCGGCGCCGGTGGTGCGCGTCTCGGGGTTGCGGGCGCTCGAGGGCGACCCGCGCTGGACGGCCGCCGTGGAGGCACTGCTCGACGCCGTCGACACCTACGTGCCGATGCCCGTCAGGTACACCGACGCGCCGTTCCTGCTGCCCGTGGAGAACGTGCTCACCATCACGGGGCGCGGGACCGTCGTCACCGGGGCCGTCGAGCGCGGCACCGTACGGGTCGGCGACCGTGTGCAGGTGCTCGGCGCGGACACCGAGAGCGTGGTGACAGGGCTGGAGACCTTCGGCAGGCCGATGGAGTCGGCGGAGGCGGGGGACAACGTGGCACTGCTGCTGCGCGGCCTCCAGCGGGACCGGGTCCGGCGCGGCCACGTCGTCGCCGCGCCCGGCAGCGTCGTGCCGAGCCGGCGCTTCACCGCGCAGGTGTACGTGCTGTCCGCCCGTGAGGGCGGCCGGACCACAGCGGTCTCCACCGGCTACCGGCCGCAGTTCTACATCCGCACCGCGGACGTCGTCGGCGACATCGACCTCGGCGGGACGGGCGTGGCACGTCCCGGCGAGACGGTCGCGCTGACCGTCGAGCTGGGCCGGGACGTCCCGCTCGAGCCGGGGCTCGGCTTCGCGATCCGCGAGGGCGGCCGCACGGTCGGCGCGGGCACGGTGACGACCGTGCTCTGAAGCGGTGGAGGGACGGGGACAATGGCCCGGTGAACGAGCCGATCCCCGTCCTGCGCGCCGTCGACGGCGGCACCGCCAAGCTCATGCCCGACGTGGACCATGAGCGGGCCTGGCTGCTGACCGTCGACGGCGCCCCGCAGTCGTACGTCGACCTGGACGATCCCACGCACCTCGAGTTCGAGTACCTGCGCCGGCTCGCCTACGTCGTCGACTGCGCGGCCGACGAGGGCACACCGCTCTCCGTGCTGCACCTCGGCGGCGGCGCCCTCACCCTGCCGCGCTACATCGCCGCGACAAGGCCCGGCTCCCGGCAGGACGTGGTCGAGTACGACGCCGGGCTCGTCGCCCTCGTCACCGAGCACCTGCCGATGCCCGACCGGTCCGCGGTCACCGTCCACCGGGAGGACGCGCGGAAGTGGGTCGAGGACGCGGCGGCGGACTCCGTGGACATGGTCGTCGCGGACGTCTTCGGCGGCTCACGGGTCCCGGCGCACCTGACCACGGTCGAGTACGCGAGAGCCGTGCAGAGGGTGCTCCGGCCGGGCGGCGTCTACGCCGCCAACCTCGCCGACGGCGCGCCGTTCGCCTTCCTCCGCTCCCAACTGGCCACTTTCGCGGAGGTCTTCGCCGAACTCGCCCTGATCGCGGAACCGTCCGTCCTGCGGGGGCGCCGCTTCGGCAACGCGGTGCTGCTCGCTTCGCAGTCGCCCATCGACACGGGGCCGCTGGCGCGGCGGACGGCGTCCGACGCGTTCCCGGCACGGGTCGAGCAGGGGGCGGCGCTCGCGCGGCTGAGGGGTGACGCGGGGCCGGTGGACGACACAAAGGCGGTCCGGTCGCCGGAGCCGCCGGACGGAGCGTTCACCGTGGGGTGACATGCCGCTGGGCTGGGGCCGTTCCTCCGGGCCGCTTCTTCCCGAACCGGGGTGGGCCCGGGCCCCGTACCGCGCTTCGCGCGGTGCTCCTCAAGCGCCGGGCGGGCCGAGATGCCGCTGCACGGTACTCCGGGCCGTGCCCTGGCGGCGGAGCCTTCGCTGCGCGAAATCAGCCCCCGGCAACGTAGGCCGAGCCGGCGACAGCGGCGCGGGGGTCCGGGGGCGGAGTCCCCGCACCACAGCGCGCAGCGCGGTGGCGGGTCCGGGCGGAGCCCGGTTCGGGAAGGGGCGGGTAGGGGAGGGGCGCGCCGGGCACCTGCCCCCTACGCCTGCGGCGCCGCTTCCTTCGGCACCGACGGCATCTGCGCCGACGGTCCGCCCCCCGCGACCGTCGCCCCCCGACGCCGCAGGTTCCGTACGTCCGGTACGAACAGCACCGCCGCCGTCACGACCACCACCAGCGCCGCGCACCCCAGCAGGGACGCCCGCCGTCCGAACAGGGATTCCGCCGGGCCGGCGAGCGCCGTGGCGAGCGGCAGCATCGCCACCGAGCCGAACCAGTCGTAGGC
Coding sequences within it:
- a CDS encoding tyrosine-type recombinase/integrase; translated protein: MDQAVETVSRVPAEIRNSWATRHGTEAAERLAAAEDFADAIKQATVPPNTTDTYTKGWKVWQRFCAENGLPELEGSRGALVAYVAWLLDRGRATPGRDGTRGYAPTSAHSHLTATIVGLRERGHPATKDAHSEARARLEAIATQLAKQGERRGRGKAPAADLGNLHRIAAACDDTPTGRRDLALVLIGFHFASRASEISGLLLADITVHARGIKVAVVTGKTKRSVRTVAIPYNNDEPEICAARAWQRWLDAYGRTNQTAPAFPRIDRWGHIGGAMAPDSVTTAVARVAQRSGVPIRWTGHSLRSGLATEGRKNGKDPVNIARQGGWAPGSKAMLGYMQLADEWDDNAAAGLRRTEH
- a CDS encoding site-specific integrase, with amino-acid sequence MERPLVEPSVARAAVDATRDDPLLYAGVSLMLLAGLRPSEMTGLLVRDWSPGDDPQLTVGGVRRPRTIWVAQSAADRIEAYLGDEETAPEEPLLLGLKAQGISHMVHHVFQHRMRRAQLGVDVHDLRRAAIATVLEDGAPMQHVEAYFGISKTEPVGKQLVPLRDGYDRGIAAVLEETFAGRL
- a CDS encoding helix-turn-helix transcriptional regulator, whose amino-acid sequence is MPADQPQWILDARRQIGLRIRDARLYADLTQEALAHETGIDRSTIQRIEGGADIKVSQLLIIASHLRVQPRDLIG
- a CDS encoding undecaprenyl-diphosphate phosphatase: MSWFESFILGLVQGLTEFLPISSSAHLRLTAAFAGWHDPGAAFTAITQIGTETAVLIYFRKDIARIVSAWFRSLTDKAMRSDHDAQMGWLVIVGSIPIGVLGVTLKDQIEGPFRDLRLIATTLIVMGIVLGFADRLAARDEAGGRHRVVKERKTLKDLSVRDGLIYGLCQAMALIPGVSRSGATISGGLLMGYTREAAARYSFLLAIPAVLASGLFELKDAGEGGHVSWGPTIFATIIAFGVGYAVIAWFMKFITTKSFMPFVIYRILLGILLYILVGTDVLSPHAGESGG
- a CDS encoding TVP38/TMEM64 family protein, with protein sequence MFDPVPRPASGLALRCSRALFSPWSRLSLLAVVLACAAVTVLLYEPQRLLSAGWPPQLGGPAAVVLFGVGYGVCTAAFVPRPILNLAAGALFGSQAGLAAALAGTVLGAGIAFTLGRLLGQEALRPLLRGRWLKAADGQLSRHGFRSMLAIRLFPGVPFAAANYCAAVSRMGYLPFLLATGLGSIPNTAAYVVAGSRAGSPTSPAFLIAMGFIVVTGLAAAAVAWTKRNRLRGTEVRGTEVGATEGRSGEVCAGEGRVAGR
- a CDS encoding DNA alkylation repair protein — its product is MTHVAPRSDLADTVMARLVVVYPAAGDADRAAKAAAYMRGVAPFLGIPAPERRNLSRTVLAGTPRPDEADCTAVALRCWSLPEREYHYFAADYLRRHAGRCSSGFLPVARRLVLTVPWWDTVDALAAHVVGPLVAADPELGAVMDEWIDDEDMWLVRTALLHQLRFRAATDSGRLFDHCLRRAGHPDFFVRKAIGWALREYARTDPDAVRQFVDGARDRLSPLSVREALKHL
- the tuf gene encoding elongation factor Tu is translated as MPKTAYVRTKPHLNIGTMGHVDHGKTTLTAAITKVLSERGSGTFVPFDRIDRAPEEAARGITINIAHVEYETDTRHYAHVDMPGHADYVKNMVTGAAQLDGAILVVSALDGVMPQTAEHVLLARQVGVDHIVVALNKADAGDDELTDLVELEVRDLLTAHGYGGDAAPVVRVSGLRALEGDPRWTAAVEALLDAVDTYVPMPVRYTDAPFLLPVENVLTITGRGTVVTGAVERGTVRVGDRVQVLGADTESVVTGLETFGRPMESAEAGDNVALLLRGLQRDRVRRGHVVAAPGSVVPSRRFTAQVYVLSAREGGRTTAVSTGYRPQFYIRTADVVGDIDLGGTGVARPGETVALTVELGRDVPLEPGLGFAIREGGRTVGAGTVTTVL
- a CDS encoding fused MFS/spermidine synthase; this translates as MNEPIPVLRAVDGGTAKLMPDVDHERAWLLTVDGAPQSYVDLDDPTHLEFEYLRRLAYVVDCAADEGTPLSVLHLGGGALTLPRYIAATRPGSRQDVVEYDAGLVALVTEHLPMPDRSAVTVHREDARKWVEDAAADSVDMVVADVFGGSRVPAHLTTVEYARAVQRVLRPGGVYAANLADGAPFAFLRSQLATFAEVFAELALIAEPSVLRGRRFGNAVLLASQSPIDTGPLARRTASDAFPARVEQGAALARLRGDAGPVDDTKAVRSPEPPDGAFTVG